A single genomic interval of Oncorhynchus mykiss isolate Arlee chromosome 13, USDA_OmykA_1.1, whole genome shotgun sequence harbors:
- the LOC110487092 gene encoding monocarboxylate transporter 4: protein MGGVVVDEGPGGVKAPDGGWGWAVLSGCFVITGFSYAFPKAVSVFFKELIREFDVGYSDTAWISSILLAMLYGTGPLCSVLVNRYGCRPVMMVGGLFASLGMILSSFSTSIIHIYLSTGVITGLGLALNFQPSLIMLNRYFSEKRPLANGLAAAGSPVALCCLSPLGQLLQYQYGWRGGFLILGGLLLNCCACAALMRPLVAPPKPPQREDVEKEGKELEVEKTQSRPKPLLDFSVFKDRGFLIYTIAASIMVLGLFVPPVFVVSYAKELGNEDTKSALLLSILGFIDIFARPTCGIIAGLKWVRPRVVYLFSFAMIFNGCTDLVGSQAKDYPSLVVFCVFFGISYGMVGALQFEVLMAIVGTEKFSSAIGLVLLMEAIAVLVGPPGAGRLLDATKNYMYVFLLAGIEVVLAAVVLATCNFLFIRKKPSEPAAELENGTVSAEMELLNKPVAAEEEEEEEVEKGEQEVKEMKEKEEKKKEEVKEMKEKEEKEKEEVKEKEEVKAMKEKEEVKEMEEEAVEKAKEDEEDSEKKKEEIRPESVMVVSEEVESFLKEPE from the exons ATGGGAGGTGTGGTGGTGGACGAGGGACCTGGGGGGGTGAAGGCACCAGACGGGGGTTGGGGCTGGGCTGTGCTGTCCGGCTGTTTCGTCATCACTGGGTTCTCCTACGCCTTCCCCAAGGCTGTCAGCGTGTTCTTCAAGGAACTGATCAGAGAGTTCGACGTGGGGTACAGCGACACAGCATGGATCTCATCTATTCTGCTGGCTATGCTGTACGGCACAG GTCCTCTGTGCAGTGTGTTGGTGAATCGTTACGGGTGTCGTCCGGTGATGATGGTGGGGGGACTTTTTGCCTCTCTGGGGATGattctgtcttccttctccaccAGCATCATCCACATCTACCTCTCCACTGGAGTCATTACAG GTCTGGGCCTGGCGTTGAACTTTCAGCCGTCTCTGATCATGCTGAATCGCTACTTCAGTGAGAAGAGGCCCCTGGCTAACGGCCTGGCTGCTGCTGGGAGTCCTGTGGCCCTCTGCTGCTTATCACCTCTGGGACAG CTGTTGCAGTACCAGTACGGTTGGAGAGGAGGCTTCCTCATCCTCGGAGGGCTCCTGCTCAACTGCTGCGCCTGCGCGGCCCTCATGAGGCCCCTAGTGGCCCCTCCTAAACCCCCCCAGCGGGAAGACGTTGAGAAGGAGGGAAAAGAGTTGGAGGTAGAGAAGACCCAGTCCAGACCCAAACCTCTCCTGGACTTCAGTGTGTTTAAGGACAGGGGTTTCCTGATCTACACCATAGCTGCATCTATTATG GTTCTGGGTCTGTTTGTGCCGCCGGTGTTCGTGGTGAGCTATGCCAAAGAGCTGGGCAACGAAGACACCAAGTCGGCCCTCCTCCTATCCATCCTCGGCTTCATAGACATCTTCGCCCGGCCCACCTGTGGCATCATCGCTGGGCTGAAGTGGGTCAGGCCCAGAGTTGTTTACCTGTTCAGCTTTGCCATGATCTTTAATGGATGCACTGACCTGGTGGGATCTCAG GCGAAGGACTACCCGTCTCtggtggtgttctgtgtgttcttcGGGATCTCCTACGGCATGGTCGGGGCGCTACAGTTTGAGGTTCTCATGGCGATCGTTGGCACGGAGAAATTCTCCAGCGCTATAGGACTGGTGTTGCTCATGGAAGCTATTGCTGTGCTGGTGGGACCACCTGGAGCAG gtCGGCTGCTGGACGCCACTAAGAACTACATGTACGTGTTCCTGCTGGCAGGAATTGAGGTGGTCCTCGCCGCCGTGGTCCTGGCCACGTGTAACTTCCTGTTCATCAGGAAGAAGCCCTCGGAACCCGCTGCGGAACTGGAGAACGGAACGGTTTCCGCGGAAATGGAGCTTCTCAACAAGCCTGTTGCcgctgaggaagaggaggaggaggaagtagagAAGGGGGAACAAGAGGTGAAGGAgatgaaggagaaagaggagaagaagaaagaggaggtgaaggagatgaaggagaaagaggagaaggagaaagaggaggtgaaggagaaagaggaggtgaAGGCgatgaaggagaaagaggaggtgaaggagatggaggaggaagcgGTTGAGAAAGCAAAGGAGGACGAGGAAGACAGTGAGAAAAAGAAGGAGGAGATCAGGCCTGAGAGCGTAATGGTGGTCTCAGAAGAAGTGGAGAGCTTCCTTAAAGAACCAGAATAA